One segment of Solanum lycopersicum chromosome 1, SLM_r2.1 DNA contains the following:
- the LOC138341861 gene encoding uncharacterized protein yields the protein MAAPLNLEEGQSSHRPPHFNGHFYSWWKVRMHNYLMAEDSELWDIILDGTFVPMMEEKDGEKTITVPKPMQKYDDADMKKIEKGFKAKTLLVCGIGPDEYNRVSACEYAKEIWDCLLTAHEGTEQVKESKIDMLTSRYENFKMKEGETIHDMFTKLSSITNEL from the coding sequence ATGGCAGCTCCACTTAACCTCGAAGAAGGTCAGTCATCACACAGACCTCCTCATTTCAATGGACATTTctacagttggtggaaagttagaatgcacAATTACCTCATGGCTGAAGATAGCGAGTTATGGGATATTATACTAGATGGAACCTTTGTTCCAATGATGGAAGAAAAGGATGGAGAAAAGACCATTACTGTTCCAAAGCCCATGCAGAAATATGATGATGCTGAcatgaaaaagattgaaaagggtttcaaagctaaaactcttctggtctgtgggataggacctgatgagtacAACAGAGTGTCAGCCTGCGAGTATGCTAAAGAAATTTGGGATTGCTTGTTGACTGCacatgaaggaactgaacaagtcaaagaatctAAGATTGACATGCTCACCTCACGATAtgagaacttcaaaatgaaggaaggagaaacaataCATGACATGTTCACCAAGTTGTCTTCTATTACAAATGAGCTGTGA
- the LOC138341860 gene encoding secreted RxLR effector protein 161-like, whose product MIVEEYDLLVNQTMYRGIIGSLLYLTASRPDIVYSIGMCARFQECPRDSHLKAAKHILRYLKKTRDLVLFYPVGDTFDLVGFADADFAGYQVDRKSTYGMNHFLGSSLISWGTKKQNSVALSTAKAEYVAAAVCCSQLLWIRQHLEDFGIHIKTIPLMCDNTSAVSMGKNPVHHKRRKHIDVRHHFLRDHVEKGNIVLTYCPTEEQIADIFTKALSKDQFERNRLKLGMLISK is encoded by the coding sequence atgATAGTAGAAGAATATGATCTCCTTGTGAATCAGACAATGTACAGAGGAATCATTGGGTCCTTGCTATATCTGACTGCTAGCCGGCCTGATATTGTGTATAGCATTGGAATGTGTGCCAGGTTTCAAGAatgtcctcgtgattcacacCTGAAGGCTGCAAAACATATTCTtagatacttgaagaaaacaagggacctggttctcttttatcctgtaggtgatacttttgatctggttggttttgcagatgctgattttgcaggttatcaagttgacaggaaGAGCACCTATGGAATGAatcatttccttggatcatcacttATCTCTTGGGGCACCAAGAAGCAGAACTCTGTAGCTCTTTCAACTGCTAAAGCTGAATATGTAGCTGCTGCAGTCTGTTGTTCTCAATTGCTGTGGATCAGgcaacacttagaagattttggAATCCACATTAAAACAATTCCTCTCATGTGTGACAACACTAGTGCTGTGAGTATGGGAAAGAACCCAGTTCATCATAAGAGAAGAAAGCACATTGATGTCAGACATCATTTTTTGAGAGATCATGTTGAGAAGGGTAATATTGTGCTCACATACTGTCCAACGGAGGAACAGATTGCAGACATCTTTACCAAGGCTCTCagcaaggatcaatttgagagaaatcgATTAAAGTTGGGGATGTTGATCTCCAAGTGA